Proteins encoded together in one Mastacembelus armatus chromosome 15, fMasArm1.2, whole genome shotgun sequence window:
- the rtkn2 gene encoding rhotekin-2, translating to MEEQRDIQTANRNGGSRSFSSPGSAMAMEIKRKKIRQSAFILRTEKNSNIQEKIDFEMRMREGAYKLLLACSKREQVLNASKNLLTCNARIKAYLNQKKKEEQGIMGAASRHSDPVSGGRTPCNGTIALSGLRIPLLWRDSDHFNNRGSSRRVAAFCLIQLGSDVFDTEMVVVDRSVTDICFEGVTVFKEAVPQFELKVELWSCALEEELMLVNTPKKLAKKFRSSFGKAAGKKLCPLLDTPDPDTFLQQNPIPPGAKYSLLAYTTLCLPEAEGSFQSHSLIVLQNAEWSSWLPLYGNLCCQLVAQPACMTQSMMSSYLSQKQSVEGMNRCCSLYCVLRAGFLSCYFTPEEIDAKVQPTLNVPINKDTRIRVMEKESAVQKSRTLSIINPSPGGSQTMTFTTDTREELEDWLDALHQHLYDQSQWLHCCDQLMEIEVVSQRKPSLFLTKQADSVYNDLSINSPGKFEGITDIIHNKIEETDGRFLIGHEEEREAPRWSTLFDGSHSVVVQKSVLSQSKTSTPFSSPIPNTCPTSTGSKKRRAPLPPSNIEPYAPPTHPATPPVPASLRHPPPSYQEKENSGTCPSRPATRSKTGRPSLDAKFSAIIQQLQRNSAGGTAALSRKNAPLGILDVQPQGQPQPPIKQLKYPNQSPETTSEQGFARASHGPGPVPAPRSKLGKSFRERMNIKAL from the exons ATGGAGGAGCAGCGGGACATTCAAACAGCTAATCGAAACGGAGGCTCCAGGTCGTTTTCTTCGCCTGGTTCCGCGATGGCTATGGAGATTAAACGGAAGAAAATACGACAGAGTGCCTTTATCCTGCGAACAGAG AAAAACTCTAACATACAAGAAAAGATTGACTTTGAAATGCGAATGCGTGAGGGGGCCTACAAACTGCTGCTTGCCTGCAGCAAGAGAGAGCAGGTTCTTAACGCTTCCAAGAATCTGCTGACTTGCAATGCCAGGATCAAGGCATATCTAaatcagaagaagaaagaggagcaggGCATTATGGGAGCAGCCAGCAG aCATTCAGATCCAGTTTCAGGTGGCCGCACACCCTGTAATGGGACAATTGCATTGTCTG GGCTGCGTATTCCTTTGCTGTGGAGAGATTCAGACCACTTTAACAACAGAGGGA GCTCCCGCCGAGTGGCAGCGTTCTGTCTGATCCAGCTGGGCTCAGATGTGTTTGACACAGAGATGGTGGTGGTGGACAGATCAGTCACTGACATCTGCTTTGAGGGAGTCACTGTCtt TAAAGAAGCAGTTCCTCAGTTTGAGCTGAAGGTGGAGCTGTGGAGCTGTGCCCTGGAGGAAGAGCTCATGTTAGTGAACACGCCAAAGAAGCTGGCCAAGAAGTTCCGCAGCTCCTTTGGCAAAGCTGCTGGGAAAAAGCtttgccctctgctggacactcCAGACCCTGACACCTTCCTCCAGCAGAATCCCATACCCCC TGGAGCCAAATACAGCCTGTTGGCCTACACTACCCTGTGTCTGCCTGAGGCTGAAGGCAGTTTTCAGTCTCACTCCCTCATTGTCCTCCAAAACG CTGAGTGGTCATCTTGGCTTCCACTTTATGGCAACCTCTGCTGCCAGTTGGTGGCCCAACCTGCCTGTATGACACAGAGCATGATGAGCAGCTACCTGAGCCAGAAG CAAAGTGTGGAGGGGATGAACCGCTGCTGCAGCCTCTACTGTGTCTTGAGGGCTGGATTTTTATCCTGCTACTTTACCCCAGAAGAAATTGATGCTAAAGTGCAGCCCACACTTAATGTACCCATCAACAAG GACACCCGGATCCGTGTGATGGAGAAGGAGTCAGCAGTCCAGAAATCCAGGACTTTGTCTATTATCAACCCTTCACCAGGTGGATCTCAGACCATGACCTTCACCACAGACACCAGAGAGGAGCTGGAAGACTGGCTGGATGCTCTTCACCAGCACCTATATGATCAGA GCCAGTGGCTGCATTGTTGTGACCAGCTAATGGAGATCGAGGTCGTGTCACAGCGGAAACCATCTCTCTTCCTTACCAAGCAGGCTGACTCTGTTTACAACGACCTCA GTATAAATTCTCCTGGCAAGTTTGAGGGCATCACAGATATTATCCACAACAAGATAGAAGAGACAGATGGCCGCTTTCTTATTGGTCatgaagaggagagggaggcaCCTAGATGGTCCACTCTGTTTGATGGGTCCCATTCAGTGGTAGTACAGAAGAGTGTTCTGTCCCAGAGCAAAACCTCCACTCCTTTTTCAAGCCCCATCCCCAATACCTGCCCTACATCTACCGGCAGCAAGAAGCGGCGCGCCCCTCTCCCTCCATCTAACATAGAGCCTTATGCTCCTCCCACTCACCCAGCCACACCTCCTGTCCCTGCTTCTCTTCGTCATCCTCCTCCCTCATACCAGGAGAAGGAGAACTCTGGCACTTGCCCGTCACGCCCAGCAACAAGGTCCAAAACTGGCAGACCATCTCTGGATGCCAAGTTTTCTGCCATCATCCAGCAGCTCCAGCGGAACAGTGCTGGAGGCACCGCGGCCCTCAGCAGGAAAAACGCTCCATTGGGCATCCTCGACGTACAACCTCAAGGCCAGCCTCAGCCCCCCATCAAGCAACTTAAGTACCCGAACCAGAGCCCTGAAACCACATCTGAACAAGGTTTTGCCAGAGCCAGTCACGGCCCTGGTCCGGTTCCTGCACCGAGGAGCAAACTGGGGAAGTCTTTCAGAGAGAGGATGAACATCAAAGCCTTGTAA